Genomic window (Streptomyces liliiviolaceus):
CGAGGTGACCCTGGCCACCGAGGCGGACCTCGACCGCGCCGTCGCCGCGGCACGCCGTGCCTACGACGGCGTGTGGTCCCGGACCAGCCCCTCCGAGCGCGGCAAGTACCTCTACCGGATCAGCCGGATCATCCAGGACCGCGCCCGCGAACTCGCCGTGCTGGAATCCCTCGACAACGGCAAGCCCATCAAGGAGACCCGGGACGTCGACATCCCCCTCGCCGCCGCGCACTTCTTCTACTACGCGGGCTGGGCCGACAAACTCCCCTTCGTCTCCCCCGGCGTCCCCGCGCCACGGCCGCTCGGCGTCGCGGCCCAGGTCATCCCGTGGAACTTCCCCCTGCTGATGCTCGCCTGGAAGATCGCCCCGGCGCTCGCGGCGGGCAACACCGTGGTCCTCAAGCCCGCGGAGACCACTCCGCTGACCGCCCTGGCCTTCGCCGAGATCTGCCAGGAGGCCGAACTGCCGCCCGGTGTGGTCAACATCGTCACCGGCGCGGGGGCCACCGGCCGGGCGCTCGTCGCCCACCCCGGCGTGGACAAGGTGGCGTTCACCGGCTCCACCGACGTGGGCCGGGAGATCGCCAGGACCGTCGCCGGCACGTCCAAGCGGGTCACGCTGGAACTCGGCGGCAAGGGCGCCAACATCGTCTACGCCGACGCGGCCCTCGACCAGGCGGTCGAAGGAATCGTCACGGGGATCTTCTTCAACCAGGGACACGTGTGCTGCGCCGGATCCCGCTTGCTGGTCCAGGAGTCCGTCGCGGAGGAAGTCCTGCACCGGCTCAAGGAACGGGTGGCCCGGCTGAGGCTCGGCGATCCGCTGGACAAGAACACCGACATCGGCGCCATCAACTCCGCCGCCCAGCTCGCCCGTATCCAGCACCTCGCCGAGGCCGGCCGGGACGAAGGGGGCGAGCAGTGGTCCCCGTCCTGCGAACTGCCCTCCCGGGGTTACTGGTTCGCGCCCACCGTCTTCACCGGGATCACCCAGGCGCACCGGATCGCCCGCGAGGAGATCTTCGGCCCCGTACTCTCCGTCCTGACCTTCCGCACTCCGGAAGAGGCCGTCGAGAAGGCCAACAACACTCCCTACGGTCTCTCCGCGGGGATATGGACGGAGAAGGCCAGCAGGATCCCCTGGACCGCGAACCGGCTGCGCGCCGGAGTGATCTGGTCGAACACCTTCAACAAATTCGATCCCACGAGCCCTTTCGGGGGCTACCGCGAGTCCGGTTACGGGCGCGAGGGCGGACGGCACGGACTGGAGGCGTACCTCAATGGCTGACACGACCACGGCACCCGAACCCGCACCGACGGCTCCGGCGCCCCGGCGGATGCCGGTGCACAAGACCTACAAGCTCTACCTGGGCGGCGCCTTCCCCCGCTCCGAGTCGGGCAGGAGCATCCCCGTGACCTCACCGGACGGCGCCCACCTGGCCAACGCCGCGCTCGCCTCACGCAAGGACGCACGCGACGCCGTCGTCGCGGCCCGCTCCGCGTCGGGCTCCTGGGCCTCGCGGACGGCCCAGCTCCGGGGCCAGATCCTCTACCGGATCGCCGAGATGATGGAGGGCCGTCGCGCCCACTTCGTCCGGGACGTCGTCGACGCGCAGGGCATCGACGAGGCAGCGGCGCAGGACGTCGTCTCCGCCGCGATCGACCGCTGGGTCTACTACGCGGGCTGGACCGACAAGATCACCCAGGTGCTGGGCGGGGGCAACCCGGTGGCGGGACCCTACGAGAACAACTCGTCCCCCGAACCCACGGGCGTCGTCGCGATCCTCGCCCCTCAGGACTCGCCCCTGCTCGGGCTGGTCTCGGTCGTCGCCCCGGTGATCGCCGCGGGCAACACCGCGGTCGTGGTGGCGAGCGAACACGCCCCGCTCCCCGCCGTCACCCTCGCCGAAGCACTCGCCACCTCCGACCTGCCCAGCGGGGTCGTCAACATCCTCACCGGCCGCACCGCCGAGATCGCTCCGACCCTGGCCGCCCACGCCGATGTCAACGCGCTCGACCTGGCCGGAGCGGGAGACCTCGCGACACAGCTGGAGACCGCGGCGGCGGCCACCCTCACCCGGGTGCTGCGCCCGGAACCGTCCCCCGACTGGAACGCGCTGCCGGGCCTCGCCCGCATCACACCGTTCCTGGAGACGAAGACCGTCTGGCAGACCGTAGGCCGATGAACAATCCCCGGTGTGCCGTAACGCGGGCCCGGCCTGCGGTACGGCACACCCGTGGCGGTGGCCCACCGTCATCGGGACGTCTCATCCCTCCGAGGGCTGGATGATCTGCCACTCCTGGTCGTCGGTGGTGGTGCAGTGGAAGATCAGAAGGCGTGTTTCATTGGTCTTGGGCTCATTTCCGGCTACCTCAAGGCACTTGTTGTTGCTGGCGTAATTGCGGATCCAGTACGCGCCGCTCTTCTGCTTGTCGATCCACCACAGCTGGTTGTCGGCGACGGTTCCGACGCACTCGGATTCGGAAATCGCCGCATGGATGGATTGGGCTCCGGAGCCCGGCAGGTCCATGCAGAGCTGGTCCTTGACGTTGCGGATCTGGAAGAGGACCGAGCCGCCGGGGCCGAGCTTCGGGTAACGCTCCTCCAGGTTCCAGCGCTGGTTGTCATCGACGCTCTCGTCGCACGTGAACTGCTGCACCCGGCCGTCCTTCTTGCCCTTCCCCTTGCCCGGGATGTCGGCGCACTTCTTCGTGGCGGTGTTCCGCAGAAGGACGTTGTTCACCGGCACCACGCTCTCCGGCTCTTCCTTCTTCGTCTGCTCCGGCCCCGGAGCCCCTCCACCGCCCCCGCCGTCGGACGCTCCCGGAGCGGGCTGGCTCGGCTCCGGTTCGACAGACGGTGCCTTCGGCGCCTCGGGAGTCGGTGAAGGGGAAGGCGCCAGGGTGCTGACGCCGGCTTCCTCGATCTTCTCCGTGGCGGTGCTGCGGACGCTGGGCTTGTAGGCGATCCACAGCATCACGAAGGTGATCGCGAGCGCCATGAAGATACCGAGGAAGGTCGCGAGCCAGCGCGGCAGGAACCCCTTCTGGACGTACGTGCCCTCGACGTCCAGCGGATCCACACCCGACCGCTGGACAGCCAGCGTGTAGGGCCGGGACTCCTTCGACCCGAACCAGATGATCTGGCGCGGCTTCAGCGTCGTCTTCACGAACGCCGCACGACCCGGCTCGATCTGCACATTCGACGGATGGACGTCGTAGGACAGGTGGTCGCCGTTGTCGCTACCGCTCACCGACGCGGTCAGCTTCGTATTGCCGAGGTTGTCGACCGCCAGCTTCGGACGG
Coding sequences:
- a CDS encoding aldehyde dehydrogenase family protein, encoding MSDRPTPHTASTPQESSGSGALLYAPARESRAVVSLRPAYGLFVDGEFTEPGEQTLVSVNPADEEKLAEVTLATEADLDRAVAAARRAYDGVWSRTSPSERGKYLYRISRIIQDRARELAVLESLDNGKPIKETRDVDIPLAAAHFFYYAGWADKLPFVSPGVPAPRPLGVAAQVIPWNFPLLMLAWKIAPALAAGNTVVLKPAETTPLTALAFAEICQEAELPPGVVNIVTGAGATGRALVAHPGVDKVAFTGSTDVGREIARTVAGTSKRVTLELGGKGANIVYADAALDQAVEGIVTGIFFNQGHVCCAGSRLLVQESVAEEVLHRLKERVARLRLGDPLDKNTDIGAINSAAQLARIQHLAEAGRDEGGEQWSPSCELPSRGYWFAPTVFTGITQAHRIAREEIFGPVLSVLTFRTPEEAVEKANNTPYGLSAGIWTEKASRIPWTANRLRAGVIWSNTFNKFDPTSPFGGYRESGYGREGGRHGLEAYLNG
- a CDS encoding aldehyde dehydrogenase family protein, which translates into the protein MADTTTAPEPAPTAPAPRRMPVHKTYKLYLGGAFPRSESGRSIPVTSPDGAHLANAALASRKDARDAVVAARSASGSWASRTAQLRGQILYRIAEMMEGRRAHFVRDVVDAQGIDEAAAQDVVSAAIDRWVYYAGWTDKITQVLGGGNPVAGPYENNSSPEPTGVVAILAPQDSPLLGLVSVVAPVIAAGNTAVVVASEHAPLPAVTLAEALATSDLPSGVVNILTGRTAEIAPTLAAHADVNALDLAGAGDLATQLETAAAATLTRVLRPEPSPDWNALPGLARITPFLETKTVWQTVGR
- a CDS encoding RICIN domain-containing protein; amino-acid sequence: MSLWTSLEPASATVDPGGSTTVRLRLRNTGDVVDEYRFEAVGSLAPWARVEPQVLRLYPGTTGSVDISFAPPRTPDATAGPNPYAVRVTPTEHPDATTVPEGNLTITPFTEVRAELVPPTVKGRFRGRPKLAVDNLGNTKLTASVSGSDNGDHLSYDVHPSNVQIEPGRAAFVKTTLKPRQIIWFGSKESRPYTLAVQRSGVDPLDVEGTYVQKGFLPRWLATFLGIFMALAITFVMLWIAYKPSVRSTATEKIEEAGVSTLAPSPSPTPEAPKAPSVEPEPSQPAPGASDGGGGGGAPGPEQTKKEEPESVVPVNNVLLRNTATKKCADIPGKGKGKKDGRVQQFTCDESVDDNQRWNLEERYPKLGPGGSVLFQIRNVKDQLCMDLPGSGAQSIHAAISESECVGTVADNQLWWIDKQKSGAYWIRNYASNNKCLEVAGNEPKTNETRLLIFHCTTTDDQEWQIIQPSEG